The Emys orbicularis isolate rEmyOrb1 chromosome 21 unlocalized genomic scaffold, rEmyOrb1.hap1 SUPER_21_unloc_2, whole genome shotgun sequence genome has a segment encoding these proteins:
- the TFE3 gene encoding LOW QUALITY PROTEIN: transcription factor E3 (The sequence of the model RefSeq protein was modified relative to this genomic sequence to represent the inferred CDS: deleted 1 base in 1 codon) translates to MSHGAGQGARDPDPQRGPPTVYVLLEGPRTAEAVQVLSLESLLPESGIVADIDLENVFSLAGDNFYELKSQPISGSPPAAPLQPPAPPSPGDPPGPSMSSSRVLLRQQLMRAQTQEQERREQQQAAQFLPPNPAPPTPAISVSSPLPRPAAQVPVEVLKVQTHLENPTRYHIQEAQRQQVKQYLSTTMGNKLAAQALAGSSPGAPARSPQAASAPEPHSLPPRQQPASGPGSAPNSPMAMLHIGSNSEKEIDDVIDEIISLESSYNDEMLNYMSVDGGLQLPSTLPVAGNLLEIYSSPGLSDPTVPVSNSCPADLPNIKTELSENEAKALMKERQKKDNHNLIERRRRFNINDRIKELGTLIPKSNDPEMRWNKGTILKASVDYIRKLQKEQQRSKEMELRQRKLEQANRSLQLRVQELEMQAQLHGLPLTSPAGLLPLGGAGEGAKPEGPGPPPFLGGPSCAPDPACCLLGLAFPSEELGDAGLGFPLGLGADGGLEDILMEDGGPLSPLGASDPLLSSLSPGASKGSSRRSSFSMEEDS, encoded by the exons ATGTCgcatggggcggggcagggggcccgGGATCCCGACCCCCAGCGGGGCCCCCCGACCGTCTACGTCCTGCTGGAGGGACCTCGCACGGCCGAGGCCGTCCAGGTGCTGAG CCTTGAGTCTTTGCTCCCTGAGTCGGGCATCGTCGCGGACATTGACTTAGAGAACGTCTTCTCCTTGGCCGGGGACAACTTCTACGAGCTCAAAAGCCAGCCCATCTCCGGGAG cCCCCCGGCCGCCCCCCTGCAGCCGccggccccccccagccct ggggacccccccggccccagcatgTCGTCGTCGCGGGTGCTGCTGCGGCAGCAGCTGATGCGGGCGCAGACCCAGGAGCAGGAGCGGcgggagcagcagcaggcggcccagttcctgccccccaaccctgcgccccccaccccggccATCTCCgtcagcagccccctgccccgccccgccgcccAGGTCCCGGTCGAGGTGCTCAAG gtccAGACCCATCTGGAGAACCCGACCCGGTACCACATCCAGGAGGCCCAGCGGCAGCAGGTCAAGCAGTACCTCTCCACCACCATGGGCAACAAGCTGGCCGCCCAGGCCCTGGCGGGCTCCAGCCCCGGGgcccccgcccgctccccgcAGGCTGCCTCGGCCCCCGAGCCCCACAGCCTGCCCCCCCGGCAGCAGCCCGCCTCGGGCCCCGGCAGCGCCCCCAACAGCCCCATGGCCATGCTGCACATCGGCTCCAACTCGGAGAAAGAG ATCGATGATGTCATCGATGAGATCATCAGCCTGGAGTCCAGCTACAATGACGAGATGCTGAACTACATGTCCGTGGACGGggggctgcagctgcccagcacg CTGCCGGTGGCCGGGAACCTGCTGGAGATTTATAGCAGCCCGGGGCTCTCAGACCCAACCGTCCCGGTCAGCAACTCCTGCCCTGCCGACCTGCCCAACATCAAGACAGAGTTGTCAG AGAACGAAGCCAAAGCGCTGATGAAGGAGAGGCAGAAAAAGGACAATCACAACCTGA TTGAGAGACGCAGACGATTCAACATCAACGACCGAATCAAGGAGCTGGGAACCCTCATTCCCAAATCCAACGACCC GGAGATGCGCTGGAACAAAGGCACCATCCTGAAGGCCTCCGTGGATTACATCCGCAAGCTGCAGAAGGAGCAGCAGCGCTCCAAGGAGATGGAGCTGAGACAGCGCAAGCTGGAGCAAGCGAACCGCAGCCTGCAGCTCCGTGTGCAG GAACTGGAGATGCAAGCCCAGCTGCACGGCTTGCCCCTCACCTCGccggcagggctgctgcccctggggggcgctggggagGGCGCCAAGCCGGAGGGCCCCGGACCACCTCCGTTCCTGGGGGGCCCCTCCTGTGCCCCGGATCCCGCCTGTTGCCTCCTGGGCCTGGCCTTCCCCTCGGAGGAGCTGGGGGATGCCGGGCTGGGCTtccctctggggctgggggctgacgGCGGCCTGGAGGACATTCTCATGGAGGACGGGGGGCCCCTGTCGCCCCTGGGGGCCTCCGACCCCCTGCTCTCGTCCCTCTCCCCCGGCGCCTCCAAAGGCTCCAGCCGCCGCAGCAGCTTCAGCATGGAGGAGGATTCCTGa
- the SYP gene encoding synaptophysin gives MEVLNQVVAGGQFRMLKEPLGFLKLLEWLFAIFAFATCGTYSGEFRLSVECVNKSESDLNIEVEFGYPFRLHQVYFDVPACKGTEVEKVFLIGDYSSSAEFFVTIAVFAFLYSLAAAVVYLFMENKYRENNKGPMIDFVVTAVFAFMWLVSSCAWAKGLSDVKLATDPDNVIEGLDVCKKEGNTCKELKDPVISGLNTSVVFGFLNLVLWTGNLWFVFKETGWSAPFAKYPPAVPEKQPAPDTYADSYNQGSGYVQQDSYGQQGGYQPEYNQQGYGQPDPYAQQGGYGQAAPTSFSNQM, from the exons ATGGAAGTCCTCAATCAG GTCGTGGCTGGGGGACAATTCCGGATGCTCAAGGAACCTCTGGGGTTTCTGAAACTGCTGGAATGG CTCTTTGCTATCTTTGCGTTCGCCACCTGCGGGACCTACAGCGGGGAATTTCGCCTCAGCGTTGAGTGTGTGAATAAAAGCGAGAGCGACCTGAACATTGAAGTGGAGTTTGGCTACCCATTCAG ACTCCACCAGGTCTATTTCGACGTCCCAGCCTGCAAGGGGACCGAGGTGGAGAAGGTGTTCCTCATTGGGGATTATTCCTCCTCCGCCGAATTCTTCGTCACCATCGCCGTCTTCGCCTTCCTGTACTCGCTGGCTGCCGCGGTCGTCTACCTCTTCATGGAGAACAAGTACCGGGAGAACAACAAGGGCCCCATGATC GATTTCGTCGTCACCGCTGTCTTCGCCTTCATGTGGCTGGTGAGCTCGTGCGCCTGGGCCAAGGGTCTCTCCGACGTCAAGCTGGCCACGGACCCCGACAACGTGATCGAGGGGCTGGATGTCTGCAAGAAAGAGGGGAACACGTGCAAAGAGCTGAAGGACCCCGTCATCTCAGGGCTCAACACCTCAGTG gTCTTTGGCTTCCTGAACCTGGTGCTGTGGACGGGGAATCTGTGGTTCGTGTTTAAGGAGACGGGTTGGAGCGCCCCCTTTGCCAAGTACCCGCCCGCCGTCCCGGAGAAGCAGCCGGCTCCGGACACCTACGCCGACTCCTACAACCAGGGCTCCGGCTACGTGCAGCAGGATTCGTACGGCCAGCAAGGCGGCTACCAGCCGGAGTATAACCAGCAGGGCTATGGGCAGCCCGACCCCTATGCCCAGCAGGGGGGGTACGGCCAGGCCGCCCCCACTTCCTTCTCCAACCAGATGTAG